The Anolis carolinensis isolate JA03-04 chromosome 2, rAnoCar3.1.pri, whole genome shotgun sequence genome contains the following window.
tgggatcacaaacctgagaAGGTTATAGGGaatgaacacgtcaaactactctgggacttccgaattcagactgacagttttggagcacaatactccttaCCTCAAGATTGTGGgggaaaacaaagtatggatcattgatgttgcaatcccaggcaacagcagaattgactagaagcaactggaaaagcttacacgatatgaggatttaaagatcgaactccAAAGACTGACACAagtcagtaaaggtggtcccagtggtgatcgacacactgggtgcggtgtctaaagaccttggcctgcacttaaacacaatcagcgctgacaaaattaccatctgtcacctGTACTCAGATTTGCCCGTATTATTTGcctatacatcacatagtcctagatacttgggaagtgtccgacgtgtgatccaatacgaaatccagcatagtgatcttgtttactgtgtactaattttgttacgtatcaaataataatattaatgctttatttgtattctgctctatctccccaaggagactcgggGCGAATTCTAGCATACACAACACAAGGCAAACAATGAGTGCCTAGAAagaccatctgccaggagtgctttgattctgtgttcctgcatggcaaaaaggggttggactggattgcccttggGGTATTTTCCAGCCCTACAATTCTAGGATTGACAGTTTAGCCAGCATCAGTTACCAGATGCCACATATGattctatatattttaaatttttcataTATGtttatagaaccatagagttggaagagacctcgagggccatccagttcaactccattctgccatgcaggaacacactgcCAAAGCACTCCGAATGGAGGGCCTTTTAGCCAAAcctccagagaacaagacttcaCCACACTTGGAGGTGGCATATTCCACTGTttgacagctcttaccatcaggaaggtaATGAGATATCAGggagatggaacccaaatctaaatgaaaaatgtatttatttcatatataGCTTATATACATAACCTAAAGGCAATTTTATAccctgtgtttttaaataattttgtacataaaTCTATGGTtgcgtacattgaaccatcagaaagcaaaggtctcactctcaaccacccatgtggataattttggagttttttggGTTTCAGTATTCTGCATAAGGGACACTGCAACCTCATGGAGATAGAGCAACCCCATGGGCTTCAGAGGATTTTCTTAAACAAGGAGTCCTCAGAGGtgatttgccagtttcttcctctgaaatacagcctagttccttcaatatttgCACTAACACCAGCAAACCTTCTGGCCTTCAGAGGCAAAAATACCACTAGAGGCCAGAGGGTTTACTGGTGTCAGTGCAAGTCAGTTCCTACTTAATATGACCTTGTGTTAGGGTTTTTTTGGTAAGATTTACTCAGAGGTTTATCATTTTGTTCTTAATGTTGAGATAAGATGATTTGCTCAAAGACGcaaagtgggtttccatagctgagcaaggACTTTGAAACTTGATCTCATGGAGTTGTCATCCATTGCTGAAACTACTACATGACACTTAAGCAAAAGACACACCCATTTGTTTTCTGTTCAACACATTGGAAATTAGTAATGGGAAGTAATGGTGACAGACGATGGTTTCAAAGGAGAAAAGTGAATGTTGGTTTCCAGTTCATGTTTCTTCTTATTAATGTTGAGGATGAATTGGATATCTAGTGTTATTGACCATGCTGTGTTGGCTGAGACCTGGATGCCCAAAGTCTTCCTTTCTTCTCAAGCTTCTGtgatgtgttttaaaataaatctgttaATGCCAGGCCTGAAGATTTTAGCTACAACAGTCTACAACTGTGTAACATGTTTGAGGAGTGCACTCATAATTTGGAAACATTTGATTTATAGAGAGAGACATCAGATTTATCCAGATTACAAAGCCATCTGATAAAAACTAATGTTCGTTGGTGAACTGGGAAACAGAGTATCTAGAAAAAACTGTTTCTTTGCAGTTCTTAAATTAGTAAAAACCAATGTGTTCTGGTTTGTTCTAGATTTCCTGAGTAATGACTAGCATTTCAATCTTCACTCTTGCTTGGAGACTAGCCAGGTTTGTTGAATCAAATGCAATTACTGTCTGCAAAAGTTTCTTTGTCATGGGAGTGAAAGTATTAATTCTGAACTGTGTAGGCTTACTTATCCTCTCTCTTattccatctccccatctgatcTTGTCTCCTGCTGTTTGTCATTAAGTATAAAGAAATACATGGTACCAGTTCACAAGCATGATGTAATCTGAGATTTCCTTTGGGTTTTCATCTAGTTTACCAAGGCAAAAGAAGAAAGATGTAGGAAGCTTGTTAGGTTTGTGATTCTGAATGTTGCTTTGCTGAAGACGCTGAGGCTCTTAGTGAGGAATAGCTATATTTAGACTTGGCAGCACTCTGATTTATGAGTTTGGGCAGTGCATAAAAGTGGCAAAAATACCACTTCAAATAGCAAGTTTCTAGCTAGAGTAGCTGATTTCATCACCCCAAACTCTTATCTTCAAAATATATCAACAAAGCAATATCAAATCAATtgcttaatttgttttaaataattaTGTTTGAAAGATACAGCTAtgataattttatgcacaataatTTTACTATAAAGTAAAGTTGTAATGAACTGAACTCTATCTGATGAAATTGGTATTTTGTTATTTAAATAGTTTCACCAAACTCACTAATACATCTTTCTAGATGTTCTTAAAGACCTTACAGACAGTTGTGCTGAACTTTGATGGATTGTGGTCATATGACAGCACTTCATTTTGTAGTTGTTTTGCCAAAACTTGACTTATAAAAATACAAACTTGCTCAGTGTATTAcagaggtggtggtggtgtgtgtgggggggggggggggcttagtaTTTCCAACTGGTGTTGGACTCCAACCTCTCATAAGCTCCTGCCAGAACAACCAATGGTCAgaatatgggagttgttgttcaacagcatctagaccaggcatgggcaaactttggcccttcggatgttttggacttcaactcccacaattcctaacagcctactggctgttaggaattgtgggtgttgaaatacaaaacaccaggaggactgaagtttgcccgtgcctagtCTAGAATGTACAGTCAGTAAAATCAACATCCGGTGGGCTTCTAAGTTGAGTTATTTGCTCACACTCAGATACTTACATTACTCATGTGAGTTTCTTGGTTGTCATTTAGTTAGTAAACTGAATGTTTGAACTCCCTCCAGTGATTGCTAGTCCATTCGTCCTAAGGCCCCAGTTTGTTGTTCTTgcagttgttgctgtgtgcctttagGTTGTTTTCAACATAAACCGAACttctcacagagttttcttagcaagaaaaagcttgccatttctttccatgtagactgagagattgtgacttgttTAAGGTTACCTAGTATTTTTATGGACAAGCAGTGATTTGAAAGCTGGTCTCCAGACTTACaggccaacactcaaaccactacattatgcTAGCTTCTCAAGATCAAAGTGTTCATAATATTCTAGTATACATAATCTGTCAGCTTCTGTTAAAATCATGTATTTCAGACCTGAGCAGGAAAGTTACAAAACGGTACGCTTAACTGTTAACTGAAATCTGTAATTTATTAACCGTAATGTACAGGTAGCTGCCTGTTTGGATAGCCCTGGGTTGTGCCCTTTATCCAAGAGAAAGAGCACTCTCTGGGGGGCAGGAATTTAGTTAAGAGTAGAGGAAGTGAGATTCAGATTTAGTGTGACATAGGGCATTTAATAAGGTAAAGCATTACTCCAATGACTATGCATACTTGGGAGTTCTTCATCCCAAAATAAATTGGGAGTATCCTCTTGTATAGGTTTCTCAAAATCATTGAGTTCTAATATATGTTCTCCTTGGGAGGTTTAGTTCCTTTATTTAACAATTGACATGTATTGTAATCTCCTAAATGAACTCTTCCCTTATTGTGCAGGGAAGTGGGAAGCAGCATGAAGTGCTCTCTACTTGACTTGCTGATAGCAATCAGTTTCAGCACTGGAAGACAATCCATAGCCTTCTCTCTTGTTGATACTTTTTCCTGACTATTTGTGTGTGCTTGTTTTTTGCAGCTCTATGTATTATGATGAGGATGGTGACCTTGCCCATGAATTTTATGAGGAGACAATAGTAACCAAGAATGGGAGGAAGCGTGCTAAGCTGAAAAGAATCCATAAGAACCTGATACCTCAGGTAACACAATCTGAAGACAAGTGGGGGGCTATAATAGTTTGATTTCAAACTACACACTTAatgattttgtatttttatggGGTGCCTCTTATCCTACATTATGTTGTGTGGTGCCAACAGTCAGTTTTTCCCAGACTCACATAGTGATGGTGAAGTAAAGCAGGTAAAATCTGCTGGTTCATGGTATTCTGTGTCTCCAGTACCTTCCTTCATGCCCTTTCTGCCTGCAGTTTTCTTCCTCCTGCTGCCACTACTTAGGCCAGTAGTTAGTGTGACAATAGAATgccagtgtcagaaccctgctactagagcctggatgtggctctgagtttcagggtcactgacattgatacgacacctgcgtcccaggactcggaggagaaacggctgatggacttggcggggaatttgcgcggggttttactgagcgggaagagactgttcaaatgagggggagggtatataaaggagggttggccggagcctcccattcttggcttttctgatgttcatgtttcctacagtaaaagttcctggtgataccacagagagtctcgtgtgttcattcaggagcggctgtggtgagctgacactaagccaagaatacggacaccatcccgctgtagcggtgaggtgtaacatgcaagtggaggatgaagagctcttgggcgccggaggaggaaggtcggaaagggccactcccgagacggacgctgagttccaccagctggcggccctggcgtcatccaccgcttatgcccagccaaatggggtaacccagaggcgcggagtggtgcggggagatagcaccggaggagaggaaggttcaccttccccaggcccgcaaaagatggtgtttctggaggagaggatgtcggcgatggagaccaccctggcagtgatgtcgagggcgatggagcgcctggcggttttggcggagccggagcgaggaagggaactccgggctagctcaatgtgggacgtgagcatgggaagcagccagggctttgcagacctcccagcaccgaagggaagggaaatgcgaaaggagcccggtgcccggcccaagatccaaacgagcctgacgcgggtggaggagagtgacgacgaaggggaaaagcctccgagaatcccggctacgctcccaactgagaccctggtgcccctggcgaatgccgggcgtggcacaggacaaagggaagcagcagcggggcccactggcccgcaagggggcttgcgacgggcggagaattggggattgccaccacagggacccctaccgagacgagaggaactaaggatcgagtttgggggagagtcctctgaactggattttttcctgaccacggtgaggggctatatggaggacaatgcccacacttttagaacggaatccagccgggtacgggccattggtgcagtgttgaagaggggagcggccagctggtacgttcaactacacgcgcggcgcgacccatgtctggggtcactccgacgctttatgggggccctggagacccgtttccgagatccactggagcagatccgggcgagggaggagttgaagaccgtctcccaggggcagaggtcggtatctgagtatgcggaggagttccaatgcctcgctgaaaaggtgccggaatggtctgcagtgacaaagatagaactcttcaaagaggggctcaggcgggagatcctctcctgggcggtgcatcgtgatgagcctgacacactgcgcggatggattcagctggcggggcgcatcgagacatcgctggcccaggcgaggaggcaccgaggagggctacagcagcggccgcagatgaaagaggggagccggaaggagggatcaaccccagccgggaggagaacggagccgacagggaacgtgagcaccagcaggaggggctgcttcgtgtgcggccgtttgggccacagggctgccgagtgctggcagagaaaaggggaaggcggaggcccgcccaaaccaagagccgtggcagggaaacgcgccgaggaagaaccaccgatgaggcaccactcgggggggttggtaagtcaggacaaagccatgatagtggtccccattcagctggaaagtggcagcaaacaagcaacctgcaaagcatttgtggattgtggatgttccaggaacatcatctcccctgaattagccgagggattgggatgcgaaagaacgaacctagaatccccaatagctttttcgcagttggacggatccacagcatcgggatcattagctaagtacagtgccgaagatgtaaagtgtaagatagggagttgggaaggaaaggtgtcatttgtgatatcacaaatagccagctataatgttatactaggcatgccatggctggggcaggccaacccgcaaatcaactgggaggataagagcatgatcttcaggatgaagttggaaggagggagccaggaagtggaaagggagccggggaaaaggggggaggaagactctatcaggatagcagaactggcagataaattacccccagagtatcgggattttgtggacgtatttgatgagaaggaagcagacagtttcccaccgaagcggagagttgaagtgaagatagagctagtcccaggagcagagcttcctaaggcaaaaatatacccaatgtcggctagggaaaaggaggaactgagaaaatacattgataaaaacctagcgaggggtttcatagagccttcaaattcccctctaggggcgcctgtgttgttcaggcgcaaaaaggaccaaacgctgaggctctgcattgactacaggggcctgaatgcaatcagttctggaaataaataccccctacctttagtgaaggacttgatcgcccagttatcggagggacagatattcactaaattggacttaattgaagcgtaccataaattgcagattaaaccagaggacaggtggaagacggccttctcctgtgcattcggattattcaattatcgtgtgctccctttcggtttgtgcggcggaggcgccgcgttcatgcaattaatcaacgaagtgttgcatccattgttgtacaagggagtctttgtttttttagatgacatattgttagtatctcggactaaggagcaacacatagaactagtcagggaagtcctgcaaaagttgagagaagcaaaactgtatgcgaagcttgccaagtgcgagttcaataaagaccagatagactttctggggtataggatttcctcccagggagtggcgatggaccctgcgaaggtagaagacgtgagggggtgggaagcccccaaaacacggaagcagctgcaatccttcctagggttcgcaaacttctatagaacatttatcaaggactttgcgcgcctcactttgccattaacggatttgttaaagactaaaggtaggggagaaacagccaaagtgaaggccccaggggccaaactgacctggacaatagaatgccagggagctttcgaagcccttaaaaagcgttttactgaggagcctgtcctacagcaccctgatatgtctaaagcctttgtattacattgcgatgcgtcagaccgggcatatggggcagttctgctacagaaagacgagggggggaacctgaagccatgtggctatctgtcaaaaaagtttagcgatacagaaaaaaactggccgatttgggagagagaagccttagcgattctaaaagcactagagtgctggagacactttctggaaggaagtggaacaccgtttgaggtgtggactgaccatagaaatttacagtatctaagatcccctcgtaaactatcagcgaagcaaattagatgggcccaatatttcagccgttttgatttcagactcagattcttccaggggaaacataatatactcgctgacgctctctctcggatgcctcagcacgggggaggaattcaggaatctgaagggagtatttttcttgataagcaatggggcctagcagtactaactcgagcacaagcggccaaagaaaacaaacgtactgccatttccacggggggaggagaaatatgggaggaagagttgaagcgagcgtatggaatggacaaatggttacaaacaaacaaagaaaagggagaattgtgtggggatttggtgtttgtaaataagaaattgtatattcctgaatgtttaagacgagaaatgttaaggaagtaccatgataacaagggtgcgggtcatctaggccccaccaggactattaaactgttggccaaacaatgctggtggcccggaatgaggaaagacgccaggggatacgtcacgcagtgtgaattatgtgcagagggaaaaacaccaccggggaagccccaggggctattgcagaaggtggtggagcccatgaggccatgggaatgcgtagccatggattttgtaggcgaactaccccccagcagaggccacagatacatttggacaatattggacctattctcaaaacaggcacactttgtggctctgccaaaactcccttcagctgaaaaacttgctgatttgtatgtgaagcatgtatatcgcctacatgggtgtcccgacaagataattagtgaccggggagtccaatttactgcaaaattttggggaaaattcttacagctgttaggagcagaaaggaacctgagctcggcctttcatcccgcgaccaacgggggggtcgaacgtacccaacagacactgtgccaattcttaaggatgtacaccaattatagacaggatgattgggcggaccttcttccgtttgctgagatggcttttaacggggccgtacattcggccacaggtcgtgccccattcgaaatagtatacggacaggaggtggcacctttccccaggctacccgagtggaaggaaggggagggccagaccgacgaggaatggccggccaaaatcaagcaagggtggcaaaccgtggtagaggcattgcgggaaacacaaaagaagtacaagctctttgcggatcgtaggcgccgagagggggacaaattgggcgaaggagatctggtttggctgagcacaaaaaacctgaaattggggttcccatccaagaaattggctccacgctatatagggccattcagggtagcaaaaagaataaacgaagtgacctatgagctgaggctaccaaaggacctaggaaaggtacacccggtattccattgcagcctgttaaaaaagtataaaggaactctggacagcggagaacaatagttgtgtttaatcttttccttccaggacgaaggggaggaggacgccatgtcagaaccctgctactagagcctggatgtggctctgagtttcagggtcactgacattgataagacacctgcgtcccaggactcggaggagaaacggctgatggacttggcggggaatttgcgcggggttttactgagcgggaagagactgttcaaatgagggggagggtatataaaggagggttggccggagcctcccattcttggcttttctgatgttcatgtttcctacagtaaaagttcctggtgataccacagagagtctcgtgtgttcattcaggagcggctgtggtgagctgacagccaGCTTGATGCAATGTTGATGGAGATCACTGGGGTGTGAAGGAGGTAAAGCCTTTTCCAATCCCCAGCAATTCTGGATCTAAGACTAttatttccaagatgaagaggatGAATGCCTCTGCTTTGTTCAACTAGCCTTTTGAATTGAGAAGTTTATTACTTTTGTCTTTTCTACTGAAATTTTACTATACTATAAAGCATCCAAGTCCCATTGGATCCAGTAGTGTAGCTGTGAGGGTTGCGTTGTGAAATGTTCTTCAGTCTCCAGATATCTAGCAGGGTGAAACATTGATAAAAATTTACATCTGAGCTTTAATATTTATTGTTTCTACATTCTTTTGGTAACTgtgcctgccccttttctttcAATATTTACATTGTACAGATTGCGCATcccttttctggaattccaaaatctgaaatactttgaAATCCGAAATTGtgcacatgagtggctgagataatgacacctttgctttctgggtgTTCGATGTTCATAAATTAGTTTCatgtacaacattttaaaatattacatataaaattaccttcaggctatgtcaATAAGATGTACATGACACATACATGAAAAATTGTGTTTAACCTTGTGTCCCATTTCCAAGACATCTCattttgtatgtatatacaaatatggGTATTCCAAAATGGGGGATGTGGGTGGGATCCAAAACACATCTGTTCCTGAGACTACAAGTGGTCCTCCAGATTTACAGGTttgacttctgcagatttgattattcatcaaTTTAATTTAGAAATGTTCTCTCCAGGAAtcgctaggtcctccagtgcgattCTGTAGTCAACTTCTACTGGAAATTGAGCATAGTGTCATGCTggaaacctagagattcctagcaaGAACACTTTGCTAGGAAGGTCTCGGGCAGCCAGTACAATCTCTGATCAATGCCTGGTGGAAATTTACCATAAGGTCAGGCTGGAGAACctattcctaaagaggtgttctgtcaggttttaaaaacagcaattttattatttgtggtTTATTACTTTTGCGGGAGTTGTGTAGGGCTGactgtaattaaaatattttcccagtCTAAATCTGTTCACTAATTCTCATGTTTATATTTGCTCATCAGTGTAAATGTCcaaagtttttaaataaaatatctgtAGTGTCGAGGGCTGGAATTTCAGACAGGGAAATTTGATGCTGATTTGACCTCTTTCCCTGTATCATGGCTCTGATCCAAATGAGAGTACTTGCCCCACAGCTACATTGAtttctgattttatattgtgtttgaaCAAATGCTATCTGTAAAGCAAGTTTGTCATACTCCCTTCATCCTCAGTCTCATTatctaaataaatatatttagtaTATATTTAGGTAGAGTTTGTTCTCATAATATAAAACTTGAGGTTCCCATTGCTTTTGTAGGCTTTATAGTTGTGGTGATAATTTCAATACAGTATTGCACTTTACTATTTGATCTCACTGAAAGAGAGCAGATTTTTGTAGTCTGATCAGAAGAGCATGTTGTTGTGTCCCTATCTCATCCTTgtggtatttttttttctcattgcaGGGCACAGTGAAACTGGAGCATCCTCGGATTCATGTGGACTTCCCTGTTATCATCTGTGAGGTCTGAACCCACAGAGGCAGTGTAGACAGTCATTGTGTGCTGTTAATGCAGCTTACTTGCCCAGTTGTACTGTACCTCATGCACACCATCCTGTGCAGCTACATGTCCCTGCAAAACGATGGATCTGGAGCACAGTTAACCGTTTAGTTTTGAAGCATCTCTACTCAAAGGAAATAAAAGCAGCTGCAGTCTCTGAACTGGATAGCGATCAGGAATAGCACTGGCTTTGGGGTATGTGTAGATAGGATTTGTGTCACGTGAGTTGTCTCACTTCGCTTAGGAACTTGCTCAAAATGCCCCCCTCT
Protein-coding sequences here:
- the tusc2 gene encoding tumor suppressor candidate 2; protein product: MGATGSKSRGLWPFGSGGPGGSEGPGGEQALSRARGLCSATPFVFTRRGSMYYDEDGDLAHEFYEETIVTKNGRKRAKLKRIHKNLIPQGTVKLEHPRIHVDFPVIICEV
- the LOC134296095 gene encoding uncharacterized protein LOC134296095, which codes for MFMFPTVKVPGDTTESLVCSFRSGCGELTLSQEYGHHPAVAVRCNMQVEDEELLGAGGGRSERATPETDAEFHQLAALASSTAYAQPNGVTQRRGVVRGDSTGGEEGSPSPGPQKMVFLEERMSAMETTLAVMSRAMERLAVLAEPERGRELRASSMWDVSMGSSQGFADLPAPKGREMRKEPGARPKIQTSLTRVEESDDEGEKPPRIPATLPTETLVPLANAGRGTGQREAAAGPTGPQGGLRRAENWGLPPQGPLPRREELRIEFGGESSELDFFLTTVRGYMEDNAHTFRTESSRVRAIGAVLKRGAASWYVQLHARRDPCLGSLRRFMGALETRFRDPLEQIRAREELKTVSQGQRSVSEYAEEFQCLAEKVPEWSAVTKIELFKEGLRREILSWAVHRDEPDTLRGWIQLAGRIETSLAQARRHRGGLQQRPQMKEGSRKEGSTPAGRRTEPTGNVSTSRRGCFVCGRLGHRAAECWQRKGEGGGPPKPRAVAGKRAEEEPPMRHHSGGLDEGEEDAMSEPCY